A stretch of DNA from Deltaproteobacteria bacterium:
AAATTCGATAAGAAAGAGCTCTTCGATGCCCTGGAGGCGGGGGTAAACCAGATCGTCTGGGGAGAAGGCCGTGATCAGCGGGTCCAGAGGAACAGGAAAGTCGAGGATTCGAGACCGCCCTTTTGCAACTTCACCTTGGTCGGGACCCCTTACTCTGAGGAGACCTTTCTCCAGGCAGCGATGAGTGCGGCAAAGGAGCCCTTGGCTGACTGTTTTTCCGCCGGTTCCCTGCTCCATACCCTGGGTGGGATCGAAGTGAGGTCGGGCTCGCCCATCGAGGTGGAGGCTGCTATTTGGGATCTCGGTAAGAGGCGGGAGGCGGCCCGGAGGGTGGGGCACCCGGGAAAGGGAATGTACACCATGGTTTCGGCTGCGGAGAAGGCCGACGCTATGATCGCCGCGGCCAGGCCTGAATTCGGGGCCCTAGCGCGGGACGGCGTTCTTTGCGGAGCAATTGCGGAGATGAAGGTGGATTACGACCGGATGAAGAAGGTTCCCTTTCTCCGGCGGACCACATACACTATCGGAGGACTCTACGGTCCGCTCATGGGCGGATACGCCGGTGGGCCCGAAGGGACGAGCATGGTTCTGGTCGCCCATCATTTCCTGGGGCGTCTTGTCTTCGAGACGGAGTATTCGTGTTGTTTTCCCATTGAGATCCATGAGACGTGCAACACGACCCGTCGGATGCTTTGGTTGGTGAGCACTGCTCATCAGGCCCTGGCCCGCAACACCCATCTTCTCCATTTTGCCAATACTTTCATCGCCGCAGGTCCGTGCACGGAGATGGCATGCTACGAGTTGATAGCCCATGGGATCACTGCTGCGGTTTCCGGGTCGGATCTCTCCCCGGCTGCCGTAGCGCGGAACAGACACCCGGAGCGGTGCACCGGGATGGAGGGGCGAATCTGTGCCGAGGCGGCCCACTCGGCGACTAGGATGGGTTTGTCCCGTAAGGATGCCAACGATCTCGTGAAAAAGATCCTCCCGAAATACGAGGACAAGATATCCGAGGCGCCAGTCGGCAAGACGATCAGCGAATGTTATGACATGGAGCGGGTGGAGCCGAACCAGGAGTACCTCGATCTCTATGAACGCATCAAGAAGGAAGTGAGCTCCATGGGTCTGGTCTATCCTTCAATGGACCGCGTGTGATGGTGGGCCGGGCCTCTTAGACCCGGCCTTACGGTCTCCGACAACAGGGGTTCGCCTTTTCGAGGGGCTTTGCACGGCAGGGGGGAGAAGGACTGCGGAGACCTCGTGCTTCTCCCCCTGCTGTGGTTTTTCGGTGATGAACGCCCGACCGACCTGAGTTTGCGGGCGTTGTTTTGGAAAATGGCGGGCATGAGGGAGCAAGAAGGCAACCGACCTCTCCTTTTTTCTCTTTCCCGGCTCTGGCCGGGGCCGATTGCAGGGATTAGGGAAATCCCGGTATTGCCACCTAGTCTGACCCCCTGAGGTAGGCCTTCTTGATGACCTGGGTCTCCATGAGTTGCCGGGCGGTTCCCTGCGCTACGATACGGCCTTTCTGGAGAACATAGCCGCCGTCTGCAATGGAAAGGGCCTTGGCGGCGTTCTGCTCGATGAGGAGGATCGTTGTCTTTTCTTCCCGGTTGATCCTCGAGATGGTCTGGAAATACTCCTGGACCAGCCTGGGAGCCAACCCGAGAGAGGGCTCATCGAGCAGCAGGATCTTGGGCCTGCTCATCATTCCCCGGCCGATGGCGACCATACCCTGTTCTCCGCCGCTCAGGGTACCTGCCGTCTGATGGAGCCGGGTCTTGAGGGCGGGAAAGAGGTGGAAGACCCTTTCCACCCTTTCCTCGATACTCCTTGCGTCCTTGACAAAGAAAGCCCCCAGCCTGAGGTTTTCCAGGACCGTCATCTTCGGGAAGAGCCGTCTTCCTTCGGGAACGACCGAGATCCCGAGTTCGACGATGCGGTTTGTCTTGAGACCGGTGAGAGACCGCCCCTCAAAACGGATCTCTCCGCCTGTGGGTTTGACGAGGCCGAGGATTGTCTTTACGGTCGTCGATTTTCCCGCTCCATTGCTTCCGAGAAGACAGATCAGTTTCCCCCTTTCTATGCCGAGGTTCACGCCCCTGAGCATGGGGACACGGTCGTACTCCGTAGAAATATCAACAAGCCTGAGCATTTCGGTCCTTCTGCCCCAGATAGGCTTCCAGAACCTCCGGGTTGGCCGCTATCTCGGCAAAGGGACCTTCGGCGATTTTGCGGCCGTAGTTGAAGACCACGACGCGGTCCGCCACCCCTTTGATGACGGTCATGTCGTGTTCGATGATTATGATCCCGATCCGGCTCTTTTTCTGTTGGATCTTTCGTATGTCCTCCATGAGATCGGAGGTCTCCTCGGGATCCATCCCTGCAGACGGCTCATCCAGCAGTAGGAGTAAGGGATCCGCGGCCAGAGCCCTGCAGATTTCGAGCCTCCTTCTGTGGGCCTGGGGTAGATCTCCTGCCTTCTTGTAACAGCTATCGACGAGCTCCCGGCTGAAGAAACCCAGGAGTTCGATGGCTCGACGGGCCGCCTCCCTGAGTTCCTCCCTGGCAAATCGGTTGCGAAAGACGGCATGATACCACTGGGATTTCTGTTTATGATGCATTCCGATGATCACGTTGTCGAGGACACTGAGGTTGGCAAACAATCGGTTGTTCTGGAAGGTCCTGGCGATCCCCCGCCGGGCGAGCTGGAAGGCCGGAAAGCCCAGAGTACTCTCCCCTAGAAAGAGGATCTCACCCGCCGTGGGCCGGTAGATCCCGGTAAGGAGATTGAAAAAAGTCGTCTTGCCCGACCCGTTTGGGCCGATCAGGCCGACGACTTCACCTGGGGCCATCTCAAAGGAGACCCGGTCCACGGCAGTCAGCCCTCCGAAGTTGATCGTGAGGTCCCGGGTTTCCAAGAGCAAAGGGGAAGGCATCTGGAGTCTGTCAACCATATTTTCTCAACTTCTGGGGAAAGAGTCCCTGGGGCCTGGCAACCAGGGTGGTGATAACGATGACACCGTACATCATGAGCCTGAAGTCCTCGAATATGCGGAATTTCTCCGGGAGCAGGGTCAAGAGAACCGCGCCGAAGACAACCCCGAACACGTTGTCCATGCCTCCGAGAATCACCATGGTCACGACGACCACCGAGAGCATAAACTGAAAATTCTCCGGCGAGATAAAGCCCACATAATGGGCGTAGACCGCCCCGGTCACGCCGTCGAGAAAACAGTTGATACAGAAGGAAAGGATCTTGTAATTGGCGACGTGGATTCCAGAACATCGTGCAGCGATCTCGTCCTCCCGGATGGCGTTCCATGTCAGACCTGTCCGGGAGTCGTGGAGTCGCTGGGAGATTACGGTGTAGACCAGACAGAAAGAGAGGACGAGGTAGTAGTAGTTGGCATGAAAGGGAAGGCTGAGTCCGAGGACATCGATGCCCTGTCTGAAGGAATGGCCGAAGAGGCTGGGAGCAGGGATGTCGCCTATCCCGTTCGGCCCCCCGGTAAAGTGGAGGTTGTTCAGCAAGAGGTAGACGATCAGACCAAAGGCGATGGTCACGAGGGAGAGATAGTAGTCCTTGGTCTTCGTGGTGGGCAAGCCCAGGAGAAAGCCCATGAATGACGCAGCACCTCCAGCGGCAAAGATAACCAGCCAGAAACCCGCACCCGTGTGCACCGACAGGAGCGCCGACGTATAGGCACCGACACCATAGGAGGCGGCCGTGGCGAGGTTGACGATATTGGTGCTTCCGAGCTGGTAGTTGAGGCCCGTTGCGAGCATCACATAGATCCCGGCAGTAAGGCAGATATGGATCAGATAGGGATCGTCTCTCAGGACGACTGGAAGAGCGACCAGCAGGACGACTGCGATGATTACCGAAAAACCCCTCTGGTGCCGGAAGGCCGTGGTGAGGTAATCCTGGACCCTTTCAGACCGATCGAAGAGATACCAGCATCCGCCGATTGCCAGAATCACGACGATCGTTCCCACCACATGCTCCACCCGCAGAAAAAGAACAAACACCGAGAAAGCAAACAGCTCTGCCAGCAAAACCAGGACCGCTTCCTGAATCCGGCCGTATTTCTTCATGATCAAACCTTCTCGTAGGCCTTTTCCCCCAGGATGCCCGAAGGCTTGAAGACAAGGAAGAAGATGACCACCAGAAAGGCAAACACGTCCTTGTATGCCGTTCCTCCGGGTATGAAAGCAGAGGCAAAGGTCTCCACGAATCCAAGGACGAGACCTCCAAATATGGCGCCGTAGATATTGCCGAGCCCCCCCACCACCGCAGCAGAGAAGCCCTTGATGCCTCCCATGAGCCCCATGTCGAAACGGACGATACTGATATAGGCTCCGTTCAGGATACCCGCCACCGCACCCAGACCTGAACCCAACAGAAAAGTCACCGCCACCGTGGTGTCTATGTTGATTCCCATCATCATAGCGGCCTCCATGTCTTGGGATATGGCGCGGATGGCCGCACCCATCCGGGTGCGTTCGATAAAGAGGAACATGGAGAAGATGAGTCCGACCGTCACTCCCAGGATGATCAGGTTGTCGTAGCGGAGGGGGATGCCTGCCACATGGAGACCCCCGCCGGGGAGGAGCTGGGGAAAGATTTGAGGATTGCTTCCCTGGGGGTAGAATACTCGGATAGCCTCTCGGATGATTAGACCCAGGGCTACCGTGGCCACAAGGACCATCAGGAGCGGGGCGTGTCTGAAAGGCCTTATAACCAGCCTTTCAAAGACCGCACCGAGGATACCCGTCACGGCGGCGGCGGCCCCGATCAGGACAGGGACGGACAGTCCGGGCGGAAGGACTTCAAGGAGGCCGCTGGCTCTTCCTACAGCGTAGAAGATGAGAATTACGTAGCTGCCGAGGATGCAGACGTCTCCGTGGGAGAAGTGGACCACGTTGAGAGCACCGAAAAAGAGGCTGAACCCGATGGCGATGAGGGTGTAGTTGCATCCAAGGAGCAAGGCGTTGATGCTCTGTTGGATGAGCTCCGACAAGGGAATCCCTCCCTCAAGGAAAACAGACGAGAGCCGACAGGGCTCTGTCGTCCCCTCTCACGAATCACCTGAACGTCCCGGGCAGGATGGGGCTGCCGGAAGAGGACGGATCCATCTCCATCAGGGCCTGGGAAGACTTCTTTCTCCCCTGGCGTAAGCCGATTTTCCCCATTTCACCCATCTGCCGTCCTGGCTCACGAGCCTGGTCACGAGGGCGAGCTCCGTCTGCCCGTTCTGGTCAAAGGTGGTTGTTCCAAGGATCCCCTTGTATTTCATTGCCCGGATCGCCTTGGCGATCGCCGTCTTGTCGTCAGGTCCGACCTGTCTCAGAGCCTCGAGGATGATATTGGCCGCTTCATAGGCATAGATACCGTAGGCCCCCATGGGTTCACCGTAGCCTTGCTCCTCGTAAGCCTTCTTGAATTCCACGCCCCCTGGCAACTCGTCAAGATCGAAGCCCGGCTTGGTGATGACGGTTCCTTCGGCGGCCTTCCCGGCCACCTCGTTGAATTTCTCGTCTGCAAGCCCGGAGACCGCGCAGAAGAGCTTGTTCAATCCGACTTTCGCCATCTGGCTCTTGGTAAGAGCGCCCTCCATAACGACGCCGCCGAAATAGATGGCAGAAGGATCGAGCCCCTTGATCTTTGTCAGGATCGGTCTGAAGTCGGTTGTTCCCACCGGAACCGCGTCGACCGACAGTATCTTTGCGCCGTATTTCTCGGCCAGGGCCTTGAAGGCTTTGGTGTTCTGCTCGCCGTAGTCCGTCGTGTCCGAGATGATACTGAAGCTCCTGTACCCGAGATCCTGGATGACCCATTTGGCAAAAGGCACGTTCTCCTGCACCAGCGTCGGGCAGTTGCGGGTGACCTCAGGATAGTTGTACTCCGTGATCCTGGGACTGATCGCCCCCCAGACAACAAACGGAACCTTGAAAGAATGGAAAGTGTGGATCGTTGCAAGAGCGCACGCGCTGTTCCAATGGCCGCTAGCTGCAACCACCTTCCGGTCCGAGACAGCCTTGAGAGCCGCAGAAACCGCCACGGCCGGATCGGATGCGTCGTCCAGGGGCACCATCTTGATCTTGTAAGGAAAGTCACCGGAGGCGTTGGCCTGCTTGATGGCAAGATCAAAACAGTTCTTGGCCCCGTTGCCCTGAGCGGCGTTGGGTCCGGTCAGAGGGCCGATAAAGGCGATCTTGACGGTTTTCGCCCAGACCGCCTTCGGCCATGGGGAGAGGACAATCACCACGGTGACAGCCGTGGCAAGCACGACAAAAGCAAAGGAGAGTCTCTTCATGGTTTGTTCCTCCTTCGTCTGATCCGTGATTCTCTTGTTCCGACAGCCCAGCTTCCAATATAGTGGGTCCTCCGTGAAAACACAAGAAGGAAAAAGAAAGATCAGGCAAGCCTTTCCGGTCTTTCAGAGGGATTTTGCCCTGTTGCCGCCCCCTGGAGAGAAGTCTTCCCCCTGCCGCCCTTCTGCTTCACTGGGCGGGTAGCGTGGAGTCGGCGGACCAGGTCACCGAGAACGCGCTTCTCATAGGTGGCCACCTGGACCTGGAAAGCGGTGAGTTTCTCGTGCAACCTGCTGTTGACTATTTTTCTGACCTTGCGGCGCAGGCTTTGTCGTCGGGCACGAAAGACTCTCTCCAGGGACGCAGACAGGGTCGTGGAAGCCGGAGTGGCGAGTCGCATGCGGGGTTGATCAATGGTTCCCGAAATGTAAAGATCCATCTCGAGTGGTTCCGGGTTGTCGAAGAGACCCGCCAGTAGCGCCGCTCCTGATCCGAGCTTCACCTTTGGTCGGTTGAGGCTCACCCGGACTGTTCCTTCCATGTCCTCACCCCTGAACCTGATATCTCCCTCCATATCGAGAGATGCTGAGGTGAGCAGTAGAGCCCTGTCGCGGTCGAGGCCGTCTTGGGAGCGATCCAACCTGAGGCTTTTGATAAGGAGTTCCATGTGATCCCGAGAGGGTCTTTTCCGATGGTCGAATTCTGCAAAGAAGACGAGCTGCCCGGGCTCTTCCCCGGGCAGCGTCGCCTCGAATCGGAAAACCGTGGGTTTCCCATAGAGAGCGGGTTGTGAGGTCAGCCCCTGGACTTCCCCGGAGAGGCGGCTGAACAAGGCACGGCCCGGTTCGGCGCCTCCGTGAGGGAGAGCAGAAAACTCGCCTACTTCAAGGACGAACTTGGGCCACCCGCTGGTGACAGGGAAGAGGACATCCAAGCCCTTAAGACCGGATGCAGGCCTGGTTCTCGGCTCTTGCTGCCTGCCCTCGGGTGGGCCTGACGGCATAAAACGGGCGATTCTCCTGTACCAGGCCAGAACGTGATCCACCTTTCTGGCAATGTCCTTGCCCAAGAGGACACAGAGCAGATCCTCAGCCCTGGGCTCCCGGATGTCGAGTCGTGTCCAGAGGGTTTTGAAATCCTGCTTTTCGAGCCTTTTCAACTCGCTCGGAGGGCATTTCAGGCTTCTCACCTGCTTCTGGAATTCGGCTCTGGCGGCTAGCAGATTCTTCCTGATGTCTGCCAGTCTCTGCTCGGCATCCGTGACCCTTCGCAGGCAACCTGATAACTCGCCGGTCGCTTTGGGCATTTCCCTCGTCAGGTTTCTAAGTGCGGCCAGGGAATCCTTGATCTCCTTCTCTGTTGGAAGGCCTGCAAGGTGTCTGTCCCAGGATGTCTTCAGGTTGGTGAACTCCTGTTGACGGGCGGCCAGAAAATCGGACGAGGGCAGGCTGGTCTCGGCTAAGAAGTCTCCAAGAAGTCCATCCTCGGGGTTCTGAAGGAGAGACAGATCGGGAAGGACGCAGTCCTGGATTTCCCTGTCTCCCTGCCTGCCGATTTGGGCGCCATATGGTCTCTTCGGCTGCTGTCGAAGCCTTGGTGGCAGCCCTCCCGAGGTCTGACGAGGAGTGGCCCAGACAATGTCCTCCGCTTTCAAGCGCTGGACGACGAATTTCCTCCTGAGCAGGGGAAGAGCCGCCAGATCCAGGGTCACGTTCCGGGCTTCGAAGATATTCCGCATGGGTTCGTCCGGGTCGGCCACCCTGAGGTTTCTGATCTCTATGTCGAGGCCGAAGGGGCTGAACTTGAGGTCCCCGATGTCGACTCGAGCGCCCACTGCGAGGCTGGCCTGGTCTTGAAGAATCGACTTGATGATGCTGTCCAGGCGGAGAAGATTGAATCCACCGATGAGGGCAACAACGGCGACGAAAATTGCCAGTCCAGACCGCCGGATCATTTTCATTGTTCTAGCCCTTCAGTTCGCTGTGGCGAATGTACCACCTGTAAAGGCTGGAGGCTCTGACCACCCGGACAACCTTGCACCTCTTGACATGTTCGACCACGGCCTCCCTGTACTTGACGATTACGATGCAACCGCCGAGATACAGGGGACAAAAAGTCATGAGAGAGAAGACCAAGCTCCCCAGGACAAGGGTGTTGTTGAATCGGGTATAGGGAACCAGAGGGGCGTTGTAGAGGGTTGTCCAGAACCCTCGGAGAGGCCTTAGGTCAGCCAGCAGAAAGAGCCCCAGCCGATGAAAGAGTGGATCACCTGCCAGGGCTAAGCCGCTGAAGACCATCCATGAGAGTACGACCGCGGTTAGGTTCACCGGGAAGAGGAGAATCGAAAGGAGGACCAGCAGATTATGGAGGCTGGAGATTGGTGTGAATCCAAGAACCATGCCGAGGGCAAATCCGAGTGAGATCTGGCGCGGGTCTCTATGCGAGCCCATCACCGTGATGAACCTTAGAATGTACCGGACCATGGAGCCCCTCTAGGTCTGAGATTCGGTGTGGGTCCTGGGAAAAAACGACGGTACAGCACTCATGCCTGGGAGGATTCTGCGAGCCGGCTTTCCTTTCTCACTCTGTGCAACCCGTAGCAGTCGTCCTTGCTCTTGGAGACCATTGTAAGGGGAAGCGGTCGAGGGTGTCAAGGAGAAAGAGGCCGGAGCTTCCTCTCCTGTCGAGGAAGGGAACAGACCGTAAGGTCAAGCGCTCGGAAGAGTTCTCGACCTAGAGCTAAAGAAACCCTGGGAGGGCACGCACGTGTGATTTGGGCTCGGAGGAGAGGCATTCGGATGTTCCCGCGGGTTTGATCCGCGCAGACAACCCCTCAAGCCCAACCTGGCTGTCCTGGGTGAGGCACGCCCGGAAGAGGCTCTGAGTTTGAGCCCGAGACCGGGCCCCGGGGTCCTTATCTATCTCTGTTGCTTTTCCAGCTCCTGCAGTTCCTTGTGGAGCCTCTCGGCGTTCTCCCTGACGTAGTCTCGCACCTGGCTGTCGAGTTCCTTGTAGTCGTTCAACGCCTCTTTGAAGGTCAGGAGGTCCATCTCGCACAGGGAGAAAAATGAATCGTCCTTAGGATCCCTCCAGTGGTCCACGATCCTCGCCCCGTGGAGCGTGGTCTTCGTAAAATTCTTCAGTGCCTGCTCCACGTGCTGCTCTTCGGCAGAAGCGGACATGTCTCCGGCCGTTGTGGAAGCCATGTAGTCCTTTGCCAGAGAGGCCACATAGGTCTCGAGGATCTTGGCGACTTCTGCCCGGGCCCTGTTGTCGGCAGTCGATACGAGGAGCGCCTTGTTCGAGATCCCGGAAGCTATACCCACGCCATAGAATATCTTCTTCTTTTTCATGTCAAAGGCGCCGCTTCCCTTGTCCACCCATGCGGGCCTGCCTTTGGTCGATGGAGCCGGCTTTCTCGTGGCGCATCCCGCGAGAAAGAGGGCCCCGATGACCGTCCCGATGCACAGTGCCTGCCACGCTTTTGCTTTCATGGATACCTCCTCTTCTTGAAGTCTTGGATCTTTTGGTGCATCTCCTCCATCATGGTCTCCATCTCCTCCATGCCTGCAACCAATTCCTCCATGACATAGGGGTTTTTCCTTGTGAGGATCTCTCCTCTCTCAGAGGCATTCTTCGTTTCCCCTTCGGCTTTGCACGGGGGCTTCTCCCGACTCCTGGGGCCCGAGGGTTGTTCGGATGCTTCCCCGTCACGATGGGGAACGGACGAGGTCTCTCCCTGTTCCTCGGAAGATCGGGTCGGTGCTGCCGCGGCGACAGGATAGCCCAAGCGGTCGAGCCATCCAAGAACCACCTTCGATCTGATGGAGAAATTGACGTCCGTGATGACCGTGCCGTCGGCGGCCTGCCGGGCGATCATGGAATTGACTCCTATTATCCTCCCCTCCCGGTCGAGTAAGGGGCCGCCCGAGTTACCCCGGTTGATGCTCGCCTCTGTCTGGAACAGATTCTTCCCCGCAATCCCGCCGAAGCCGTCTATCCGGGCGCTGATCACCCCGGTGGTCAGGCTCCAGAGCCCTCCCTGTTCGGGATGGCCGATGGCGTAAGCCTGGTCGCCTATGGATACCCTGTCGGAATCGCCGAACCGGAGCGCTACAAGGGGTTCCTCCACCCCTATGATCCTGACCAGAGCCAGATCGAGGGGGAGATCGTAGGCCAAGACCCTTCCCCGGTATCCCCTGGAAAGGTCCCGCTTGTAGTTTCCGGTAATCTGCCTGGGTTTCAAGAAGACCGAGATCTTGGACGCAGGTGCAGAGGAGTTCCGAGGGACCAGGATATGGGCACTGGTGATCACCAAGCCGTCCTCCCGGATTATCGATCCTGTACCGGCCCGTCCTGCCTGCGAGTCTTGGAAGGCGACGATAAAAACTACCCCGGGGCTCGCCTTCCGGTAAATCGCCCCAGCAGTCAGGGCGGAGGCGGAGTGGCCCAGCAGGACGAATCCTGCTATAAGTACCGGCATGAAAAAGACTGCCCCTGGTATCCTTCGTCGGTTCCTCATCTTCACTATCCTCATCATCCTTCACGGTTGTTTCGACCTTTGGTATTACGCAAATCCCGTACCATCGTTTGGAGGTCAAGGTGGAAGAATATACTCCTTCACCTTGCCCGCCGTATCCATGACCAGCCTCTTCTGTATCCTGCGAACCGCCCGGTCCTCGGCCTGGGGGAAACTCAGGTGGGCCTCCCTTCCCGTTTCGTTGAGGCTTCCGAACACGGTTCCTTCCCTCTGATCCAGCAGATCCAAATGGATTCGCCATCGTACGTAATTCCATTCCGATGCCTGCCGCTCCAGGGGAGTGATCTCTATGGTCCCTTTCACAAGGACCCGGGCCTTGGCGAGGTCACAAGAGACGGCGATTCCCCGCTCATTGAGAGCCTGAACAAGGGCCTCTTTGATCCGGTCGGCATGGCTGCCCGTGATCACGAGGCCGACCGAAAAATCCCTTGAGAGTGCGGTTTCAAGCTGGTTCCTGATTTCACGAAAACCGAAAGGTGGGGGGATGCCCTTTCCAGAGGGAGTGACGATTCGGAGTTCCCCGTTGCATGCCTCCCTGAGGAGATACTTCCGGACAGAACGGCTGAGATATCTGATCCTGGCCAGGACGTCCTCCTGGTCCGCCGCCTCGGCCAAAAGGCCCTCGATCGATCGATCCAGCTCTCTAATTCTCCGTCTGAGGATTGTAGCCGATTGATCCCTGTCGAGCAAGGCAAGGGCGTAATAGATTGGATCAGGCCCTCCCTCAAGGTAGACCTCTGCGATCCTCACACCCGAAAGCACCCTCTCGGTCGAGATCGTGGTGATCTGCTCGATGTCGATGGATCCGGTCTGGGCAGACTTGCCCATGGATGTGGTCTCCAGATACTCCTCGTAGATCCTGGTCTGGGAGAGTATCCTGCTGGAGAACACCTTGGCGATCTCGGCGCGGGCGTTCTCCTCTGCGGAACGGCGATCCGAACCGTAGCCAACCCCAGTGAGATATCTCCACTCTGGGTATCTCGCGCTCCTGCCGTCCACCCAGTCCGGCCTCCCTCCCTCAGCCAAGGGTGCGGTGGTCTCTGGTACGATTCTGTCATGGGATGGTCTTCGCTCGTCTCTTCTCGACCGTCCTGCAGGGGACTGAGAGGGTTTTTCTTCCATCTCCAGCTCACGGAAGGCCAGGTCCGCTTTCCCGCGGATCTCCTGGACGTGAACCTCCGGCCGCGGGGATGCACATCCGGCCCCGATCAGACAGACAACCGAGAGAGCAAAGAGTCGTAGTTCCGGCGGTCTCATCATGGCTTTACCCCGGGCCACTCTGCTCGGGTGACCTCAAAGGAGTGATGCACAGGTGAAGAAGCGTTTTTCCCCCTCCTTGATGGTGAAGGATTCGACGGCTCTTGAGAAGACCACGTGGCCCTCTGCATCGACAAATCCGATCTCCCCCCGGTATTGTCCGGGGGGAACCCGAGCCCTGCCGATCCGGATTTCTGCGGGGAGGAGCCTCCAGTGGCGAAGGTCTGCATGCTCCGTGATGATGCCGGCCATGTTGCCGACGACTTGGACCAGCAGGGCCAGGGACTCGTTGTCTCTCTTTTCGGCCGACCGTACGGCCGCCATGGTTGCCAGGTACTTGGCGGTTGCCCTGGCGATGGCCTTGGCCCTGATCCCGGCGATCCTGTTTTCCAGGTTCTTCACCGCGATTGCACCGATATCTTCCACGAGGACCGTAGGGAATCGAAAAGAGCTCTCCGAAGCCGGGTTTATCAGGTCTATCTCGGCACGGGAAATCGTCCGGGGCCTCCTTTCAAACCTGGGATAGGCGATCTTGATCACATATCCATCCGACATGGGAACAAACCAGTGCTGCTCCACCTTCTCCGGCCCCTGTCCATTGTAATGGACAAAATAGACCTCGGCCGTCTTGTCCTCTTCTCCCTGGATCCCGGTGTCTGTGCAGTCGTATTGCTCCTGAATCTTTGCTGCCTCTTCATG
This window harbors:
- a CDS encoding monomethylamine:corrinoid methyltransferase — translated: MIDFWEVVNRSDNGEMLAEGEFDRRVGRVAREVTKKYDIKYNPEVVIPSDDSLPDRLFDAAVEFFLEVGVYCTDTGRVMKFDKKELFDALEAGVNQIVWGEGRDQRVQRNRKVEDSRPPFCNFTLVGTPYSEETFLQAAMSAAKEPLADCFSAGSLLHTLGGIEVRSGSPIEVEAAIWDLGKRREAARRVGHPGKGMYTMVSAAEKADAMIAAARPEFGALARDGVLCGAIAEMKVDYDRMKKVPFLRRTTYTIGGLYGPLMGGYAGGPEGTSMVLVAHHFLGRLVFETEYSCCFPIEIHETCNTTRRMLWLVSTAHQALARNTHLLHFANTFIAAGPCTEMACYELIAHGITAAVSGSDLSPAAVARNRHPERCTGMEGRICAEAAHSATRMGLSRKDANDLVKKILPKYEDKISEAPVGKTISECYDMERVEPNQEYLDLYERIKKEVSSMGLVYPSMDRV
- a CDS encoding TIGR03545 family protein, yielding MKMIRRSGLAIFVAVVALIGGFNLLRLDSIIKSILQDQASLAVGARVDIGDLKFSPFGLDIEIRNLRVADPDEPMRNIFEARNVTLDLAALPLLRRKFVVQRLKAEDIVWATPRQTSGGLPPRLRQQPKRPYGAQIGRQGDREIQDCVLPDLSLLQNPEDGLLGDFLAETSLPSSDFLAARQQEFTNLKTSWDRHLAGLPTEKEIKDSLAALRNLTREMPKATGELSGCLRRVTDAEQRLADIRKNLLAARAEFQKQVRSLKCPPSELKRLEKQDFKTLWTRLDIREPRAEDLLCVLLGKDIARKVDHVLAWYRRIARFMPSGPPEGRQQEPRTRPASGLKGLDVLFPVTSGWPKFVLEVGEFSALPHGGAEPGRALFSRLSGEVQGLTSQPALYGKPTVFRFEATLPGEEPGQLVFFAEFDHRKRPSRDHMELLIKSLRLDRSQDGLDRDRALLLTSASLDMEGDIRFRGEDMEGTVRVSLNRPKVKLGSGAALLAGLFDNPEPLEMDLYISGTIDQPRMRLATPASTTLSASLERVFRARRQSLRRKVRKIVNSRLHEKLTAFQVQVATYEKRVLGDLVRRLHATRPVKQKGGRGKTSLQGAATGQNPSERPERLA
- a CDS encoding branched-chain amino acid ABC transporter substrate-binding protein translates to MKRLSFAFVVLATAVTVVIVLSPWPKAVWAKTVKIAFIGPLTGPNAAQGNGAKNCFDLAIKQANASGDFPYKIKMVPLDDASDPAVAVSAALKAVSDRKVVAASGHWNSACALATIHTFHSFKVPFVVWGAISPRITEYNYPEVTRNCPTLVQENVPFAKWVIQDLGYRSFSIISDTTDYGEQNTKAFKALAEKYGAKILSVDAVPVGTTDFRPILTKIKGLDPSAIYFGGVVMEGALTKSQMAKVGLNKLFCAVSGLADEKFNEVAGKAAEGTVITKPGFDLDELPGGVEFKKAYEEQGYGEPMGAYGIYAYEAANIILEALRQVGPDDKTAIAKAIRAMKYKGILGTTTFDQNGQTELALVTRLVSQDGRWVKWGKSAYARGERSLPRP
- a CDS encoding branched-chain amino acid ABC transporter permease, which translates into the protein MSELIQQSINALLLGCNYTLIAIGFSLFFGALNVVHFSHGDVCILGSYVILIFYAVGRASGLLEVLPPGLSVPVLIGAAAAVTGILGAVFERLVIRPFRHAPLLMVLVATVALGLIIREAIRVFYPQGSNPQIFPQLLPGGGLHVAGIPLRYDNLIILGVTVGLIFSMFLFIERTRMGAAIRAISQDMEAAMMMGINIDTTVAVTFLLGSGLGAVAGILNGAYISIVRFDMGLMGGIKGFSAAVVGGLGNIYGAIFGGLVLGFVETFASAFIPGGTAYKDVFAFLVVIFFLVFKPSGILGEKAYEKV
- a CDS encoding ABC transporter ATP-binding protein; translation: MPSPLLLETRDLTINFGGLTAVDRVSFEMAPGEVVGLIGPNGSGKTTFFNLLTGIYRPTAGEILFLGESTLGFPAFQLARRGIARTFQNNRLFANLSVLDNVIIGMHHKQKSQWYHAVFRNRFAREELREAARRAIELLGFFSRELVDSCYKKAGDLPQAHRRRLEICRALAADPLLLLLDEPSAGMDPEETSDLMEDIRKIQQKKSRIGIIIIEHDMTVIKGVADRVVVFNYGRKIAEGPFAEIAANPEVLEAYLGQKDRNAQAC
- a CDS encoding branched-chain amino acid ABC transporter permease, with the translated sequence MKKYGRIQEAVLVLLAELFAFSVFVLFLRVEHVVGTIVVILAIGGCWYLFDRSERVQDYLTTAFRHQRGFSVIIAVVLLVALPVVLRDDPYLIHICLTAGIYVMLATGLNYQLGSTNIVNLATAASYGVGAYTSALLSVHTGAGFWLVIFAAGGAASFMGFLLGLPTTKTKDYYLSLVTIAFGLIVYLLLNNLHFTGGPNGIGDIPAPSLFGHSFRQGIDVLGLSLPFHANYYYLVLSFCLVYTVISQRLHDSRTGLTWNAIREDEIAARCSGIHVANYKILSFCINCFLDGVTGAVYAHYVGFISPENFQFMLSVVVVTMVILGGMDNVFGVVFGAVLLTLLPEKFRIFEDFRLMMYGVIVITTLVARPQGLFPQKLRKYG
- a CDS encoding ABC transporter ATP-binding protein, whose product is MLRLVDISTEYDRVPMLRGVNLGIERGKLICLLGSNGAGKSTTVKTILGLVKPTGGEIRFEGRSLTGLKTNRIVELGISVVPEGRRLFPKMTVLENLRLGAFFVKDARSIEERVERVFHLFPALKTRLHQTAGTLSGGEQGMVAIGRGMMSRPKILLLDEPSLGLAPRLVQEYFQTISRINREEKTTILLIEQNAAKALSIADGGYVLQKGRIVAQGTARQLMETQVIKKAYLRGSD